Below is a genomic region from Lampris incognitus isolate fLamInc1 chromosome 2, fLamInc1.hap2, whole genome shotgun sequence.
atgccgaggtttgcattgggagtgatgaagaaggacaggattaggaacgagtatattagagggacagctctggttggacagtttggagacaaagcaagagaggcaagattgagatggcttggacatactgggtatattgggagaaggatgctgaagatggagctgccaggtgagaggaaaagaggaaggccaaaaaggaggtgatagaggaagatgtagaggacaggaggcGATGGAGGGAGAGATTGCATTAGTTACAAGGCGGTGGCACATCGACTCCATTTGCTACTGGCTCCAAATGTAGATGTGTTTAACTAAGATGCAAGGCCGAGTCCCTGGTGGGGCCAGACCCCCCCCCAGTAGAAGAAGTCAGATAAACAGAGAGTGCCAGTGAGCAGCTTGTAGATACAGTGGCACAGATGGACAGTAAGTGGCAGACAGATCCAGGTCCACGGAGGGAGGTGACCCCATACTGGTCAGTGCTGAATTTAGACGGAACGGTGAGACACATGGAAGTAAACAGTCCAGTACAGGGAGGAGCAACATCCGAGTCACATTTGAACAGAAAGGTGCAGAAGGTACAAAGCACATTTGCCAAAATCTGCTAGTTTCACCCAGTGCATAAACAAcaatcttgtttgtttgttttcttaaaCTATGTCTCCACTAAAATAAAAGCATTTTCAGTGTTGCGCCTGGAGATGGAGTACTTGGCTATTTTTTAGTTTTTGGAGAATCGTGTGTAGAACATTGACACTTTTTCTCCCGTCTTCTTCTATGCGATGTCTTCACTGCTCAGCATGCACCTGCTGTTCAACAGCTGCCCGTTTGCCGACATGTTAGCACAGATCCACGCAGCGTTTTCTTCCCCTGTGCTTTCTATTCCCCTCCCTTTCGTTTGCTGCAGTCCCTGCATAGTTTGTCGAGGGCTGCAAGGCTGAGGGCTAAGGCTTCTGAGAGACGGGGTGTCTTACAGCAACAAAAACAACTCAAGCCACCCCAGCTCGTTTTTCAAGGCAGGAATCTGGGGAAGTACTCTATTGGATGTACGGCCTCTTCTTTTGCAACACGGCCTCGAACTCGGTTCACTCAACGCGGTTCAGTTGCAACCAAatcctcaaggctcagcgtttttggtttttaccgattttcaccaaaaaacgccCAGATTTGTAAacggattttcacccggattttgtgTTTCCAcgcatccaaaagttgttcctgctcgtgtgaggttatgtaacagtgtcctcttgtggcgaaattcggcatgctggatggctttgaaaaataaaaaccgaaaacgctgagccttgcgtcCAACAGTCAAACGTGTTGTAATTTCTGACAGTCAGTAACTCGAACACACCGGTGGCATCGACCCAGTTTGCTGTGGTGCGGCGGGATCATCGGCTGGGTTTTGGATCGATTCAGATCCTTAACTGGGAACTTTCCACACGCTCTGTAACCACAAAACATTACTTAAAACAGAATGGTTCTTTTCCCTCCTTTCTTACATACAAAAAAATAACCGGGAATCTCGTTCTCAAGTGAGCGGCACCGTTTCCAGTAGTGAATATGAAGTAACCGATGATTTGGTGGTCGTGTAGATGCGCTCCTAAGCACGAATCCTTCACGGGGGACTTTAAAATTCCTGCTGTCTATCCGCTGGCAGTAGACGGATAACCAGTAGCGTTGTAAAGGTTGCCtttacaatgatgatgatgatggtaacaCCGTAATCTAATGCAATATGAAACGGTAGCGTCGATATTCTGCGTGGTCAGTCAACTACACAACAGGAAATTTGCAAAAACACAACTAAAGGAATTCATGTTACACTTAGCTACGATCAAGACCAATGGGGGGGTGTGAAATAATCTACTTCGGATCATAAGATACCCCGTCTGCATCACTAGAGAAAAactcaggtcccccccccccagccttaaAGAGGGCCAGCTTAAATATATATTTAGCCAGTTATACTGGGAGTTTATCTTATTTGCCTGGTTCACATGGATGTAACAGATGACGGTGAAGGCAGAGCTGCGAGACCTCCAGCTGTACCTCTGTACAAAATATGAAAATGCAACCTTCCACTGCCATCATGCTACTTGtaagttgtttaaaaaaaagaagaaactatgAATTGATAACTTATTCTCATTTATTGTCTGTACAAAATGAGACAATCTCATAAAAACTGTACAATTGCTTTGACACCTTTAACATgccgagaaaaaaaagaaaaacatttcttTTAAACTAGGGAGAAGAAAACAAAGTAAATCCCTCTGCATATATACAAATCATATATAAATTATCTCCTATGGTAGAGCTCCACCCTTACAGCTTCGTGTTTGTTTTGAAAACAATAATCAAGATGACATACTCTGATCCGACAGAGGTACATGAGTTGAGGAAACCTTTCTCTGGTGCCGTTTCAGTGACTCCTGATGGAGGGATGGTGGAGCTCGTGGGATCTCTTCAGAGTTCTGAACGCAGAGAGGGCGAGGTGCCGACAGACGCTTCCAACGATGATAATGGCTTTCTCAAAAAACAAACATAGCACCTGCATGGTACACGGCCACGGCCTCGATGGATGGTGCTGACCACTCACTCTATGTCAGTGAAGCGAGCAAACATAGCTTTGCGGACTGCATCTTTATAGGTGTCTGATGCAGAGAGGGAATAGTTGCTGCCTTTGGTGCCAAGACCAGCTCCTTTCGTTCTCAATTGTGCCTGGGGAGAAAAAACATGTAACTTGACCGAGGGAATAACTGGCCCGCGATGTAGCCTGCTTTATTCAACCAtcaatttaggaaaaaaaaaacaatcaatatCATTCTTTACCTCGATAGGTGCAGTGATGCCCTGCTGGTTGCGTCCTAGACCCTTGCCCTCCTTCCAGCCCATTGCCTGCAGCATCTTGTTCCCGATATTGTCACTATTGAGACCGTCTTTGGTGGGCTGCTCATAGTTACTGACAGGGGGAAATTTAGAAACTTTATTGAAAGCACACTAAATTTAACAAGTAACAAAACACCTCCCCCACTAGGACAGCAGAAAGGGTGTCAAGGGTACCAGAGAAACTTACACAACTGGTGTTGGCTGGGCAAACTTCTTCCTTTTTGGTGCCGGGGGTTCGGGAATGCCATATTTCTCTCGCCTCTCGGCTGCTCTATCTCTGTATTTCATCTGTACATAAGGGAAATTAACaataatgaattaaaaaaaaatagggaTAAAGGGTCAGTATGAAGAGCAGACTGTTTCATAATGAACCAAacctctgtctcttttctctccaACTCCTCCAGCTCTGCTTCACTAAGTTTGGATCTGCGAAGAACCTCCAGGTTTTGCTGGGACAGACAAGCGACAGGTTGGAATGCTGGAAGCCGTCATATTTACAGTATTCCTTCAAGTGTGTCAAATCAGTGTTCTTATTCCCAGAGAATACAAAAGTAATACCTTGTGGAGGTCGGAGAGCTGCTGATGACGAATTAGACTCTCTTTACTGGGGAACTGTCTCCTACACAGCAAGCAGGCCAATTTCTTCCAGTCTGTCAGCTTGTCTAGACTCTCTTCACTACTCTCCCCATCAATgaacccagttcccccttcctcaGGATCACTGTCTCCACTGTAGGCCGCCACAAGACCACACTGACCACAGAAAGAAAAGTGCAGAATAAAAACATCAAAATTACAGAGGAATACAAATCGAatatacatacatagtgatggctgataaaatgataaaaattacctaaacAGATAAAAATAATGTTAGCTTAACACAATAGAGGAATACAAATACAGGAGTAATGATGTGTGATGAAAAAAAATTCTCAAATTTTCCTACTTCAGGATAAGTATAGCTCCATTATTTCAATGACTACTAATTTGAATGTGTGTCAACAAGAACTGCAGAGTTCTACTTGTGTTTTACACCATGCAGCTATAAATCTTGATAACAGCCAGTTATAGTCATTAGCGTAGGTTGCGTAGCACAGCATCTGTGCTACACAACCTAAGCTAAGATACTTAAGTCTTTCAAGTAGGTCAGACACTTGGCTCGCCCAAACCAAACACTTCCTGACTTAGCCCACTGTCAGAGCACTACTTGTACATCTCATCTGCCACCAGTTGTAGTGGTAGACAGAACGATGCTTTGTGTTGAAATAGCGGACATGAGTCAGTACATCTAAATAAACCAAAACTTGAGTGTTtccagttttgggtttttttgagtTTTCATTACATTTGGTACAGGAGTCCTAAAATCCTTCTGATTTATGTAGTTTGTTCAGTATTCCAGCAAAGAGCACATGAGCTCAATCAGTGTAAATTGACACAGTAGATAATCATTAACAGCTTAATTAAATACTGTGTAATATCAAAATATCACAGTTTATAACACCGTAAGACATTATTTGCCCTATGGTCACATTTCTATGACAATTTCAATCATGATAATTTTCAGCCATAATGTCCAGCATTAAATACACATACTATTTTGAATTTAAATTCCAGAGCTATTTAAAACCGTTACAATTATAGGAAGTTTAGCTTTGCAAAACCAGAAGTAAGAACCTCTCACCTTGGCTGTGTTTACTGAGCTGACTGGTGCCTCCTCTTCTGGAGCTTTAAGTGCCTCAGACATGAGTCTTTCAAGGCCACCCATCTGCTGCTGCAAAAAGAGCCGATCTATTAGCACTGCCAAAAGTTCATATCTGGCTCAATAGAATGCAATCAAACAATTCTGAAGTATAACGACAGAACATATTGGGGATACCTTCTTTTCAAATAGTGTGAAGCCTGCGTCCGCAGCTGCTGCTTCTTTCCGCTCCTCTTGACTGATGGGCTGGAAACTACTCCTGAAGTTCTCCTTCTGTTTGTTTAGAGTCTTGGCCCACCTCTCCATGTCTTTAGCAatctgaaatgaaaaaaaaactttcagcaCAACCTCCCATACACTAGTTCTTTTTAAAATAAAACCTATTGCCCATTTTATTATGGATATAATTCAGCTGGCATTGGCAATGATCTAGAAATTAACAAATTCCTAGTTTTCTCTCTCAATAAGAGCCATTCCAAAACCACCACACATCTTGATCCTGTAAAGGACCCCTCGAAAACAAGTTGGTTCATCTCAAGGGGTTTATCCTAATGAATAAACTTGTACCATCATCATGTGTCCAACAGTAATCTCAGTTCCTAAATTCCTTTCCAACTATATAAACCTAGATTTGATAATCCACAATATGTGCTACAGAAGGATTAACAGCATCATACCTGCTGAGCAGTCTTGCTCTTGggtttctctctcttttccttgcCATCTTTCCCTTCTTTGCTGCTGGCTGCAGCACTATTGGCTGTCTGTCCACCAATGGCATCAGCTGCTGCAGGGACATATGTCTGCTTCTCGCTGTCCCAGTACAGATACTGCTGAGTCTGAGAATTGTAGTAGTACTAAAAGAGGACAAGACATATAGTAAATAACCAAATGGTTGAATCCAACTAAGAAGCAAGTAACATCTGCGTGGCAGTTGTGCCCAACTTACTTGTGAGTGAGGGTCATAAAACAGGCCAGTCTGAGGGTCATAGTAGTAGCCAGAGGCTTCATCATACTGATAGGTGGATGTATCAGAAGCAACTGATAATCGTACAACAAAACACATTCATCAGTCACTACAGAGAGCCTCTAGTCTGTTACTAGAGCCaaagatgaaaataaaacaaaaataaacaaaaagttAAATGAATAGTTGTGTTAACCTCTAAAAATACTAACATCCAAGGAAAGCTACACTTTGACCTTGGATCTTTGATACTAAGGAATGAGATAGTTTTGACCTCCCCTATTGAGTCCGTCTCCAGTTTCACAAATGTGTCAGCTTTTTACAACCACATCAGCTTCATTTCATAGTAATGTTCTGATGAATACAAAGTGTCAATATTCCTGGAGATTCATCTTGGGTATATTCACTTTGGAATTACAAATAAAACTTGAACTATAACAGTGAACTTGTCTGCGAAACAACCCCAGAACCAAGATTATCCAAACCTCTGTAGTTACAACAAATACAAATGGGAAGAACTGCATATAGCATATGTTAGGATGGATTTAATATCTATATCCCTCAACCCAAAAAAAGAGGACGTTTTAGAATTCCTGTGTGCTCATACCAGCAGTTGTGTTAGGTGTCTGTCCAGAGGCTGCTAGTGTTGTAGTAGAAGTAGCTGTAGCAGCTGCAGTAACAGCTGGCACAGATATAGTTGCAGTGGCCGACACCGGTCCACTCTGGGGTTTTACTTCCGGTTGCTGAACAACTTGCAATGCCTGCAATGTATTTACGTCACAGTTGACCAGAGTGAGGCTACTGAGCATATCTTAATCTATGGTGTCAAAATAGTTTTGTCAGAGAAATACAGATCTGCTCTATGTTACCTGAATGGCAGGCTGGCCTACTATGTGGGGCTGGTACACTTGCGGACTCTGTGAAATCACGACTCCAGCTGCAGCTGTAACTATTTTCACACCGGGGGCCGCTGGGGAGGAGAGAGAACATTTCAATTACTATTTATATATAAAATGGGTTATGCTCACTTGACGTAGGTGTCGAATGTCCCCTCCATCTATAAATCACAAAATCCACATAAACTCCCAATTAGAATGTTCGTCAACAAGCATTGCAATTTCATCATGTGATTGCAGCATTATACCCATAAATGGCATTTTAAATTAAATCTAATTTTAAATGAAATCTAATCCATTAAGACATAAAATCATTATGAGCCCTATTATGAGCTTTTCATTTCCTTTTTAGTCCTCAGTAGAGCTAATTTCGTGGGCCGGTTGTCAAGGCCACGTAGGTTCACTTCTCCAGTATAAAATATCCTGTGTAGTTAGCAGGTCATGGTGTCCTTCAAATTAAAACCCGAATTAGGTACGCAACCATTTCAGTGTCAGCAGTGTTTCCTGTGGAACAAGAGGTTTGCCGTGGGAGCAATGTGGGGGGTGGGTTCTACTGAAAAAAATGCAGACATTGTTTTacattacgttttttttttttttttgctggaccGGACCAACGAGCCAGTCCTACAAACACGAATGTCAGAGTAATTATGTTTGACACGATTcagccgctggatcaggtgactaaCAACGTCACTGAAGGTACACGATTGCTTGGCCGAGCACCAACAGAACGCACTGTTAAAGCACCCCATTACTCTGACAAAACAATGGCAAATTCACTAAAGGATTGTGTGGCTTTTGCAGCCGCTAAGCCTGCACaactaagacaaaaagaaactaatGCTCAAAGCATCTGCAAAAGGTGAAACGCATccctaactgcgctgccaagcaaatagcgtctTGGTGTTATTTGCACGTGTTTAcgaaatatgcatacatttggtgcaaatGAGCCCCACTGCATaacagcgctaatagccacacgcagttaagagtgaaaattattagcgtcttcagagagttgtgGCAACCaacacccagactttccagtgatcatagcAGCATtgattgtagccaggcgaaggcatcatTATGCCAGGCATGCTGCTGAGTGGATATTTcacaggagaatatcactttgaTTTAACTGGTCTAAGTGGTAGTATATAGTTAGTTGGTGGCCCTATTCCAATGTATTATTTCTTCTTTCATGGACTGCAATCTTACATATATTCCAATAATAAACTCTGCTGTTGCACACaactctgatgtgtgtgtgtgtgtgtgtgtgtgtacgtgtgtggtgGCTCTACAACAAACTTATAATGCTCCCAAGAGTTTTGTTCTACTGCCTTTTTACTCTTAACGTTTCTTGATAATGATTGGTTAGTTTCTTCTGGAGAGCCAGTTATAAAGTATGGTCATTACTCACTGACTCTTCATCTCTTCAACATGAGTTTTGTATGTCTTACCTCCTAATATTCCATTACCCTGAGAGGCATCGGCACCCTGCTGGTAGTACGTCTGGTATTCCTAGCattacaaaacaaaaagaaaaaccatGAGAGTCGCCATAGACACTCTCAGAAACCACGACTGGCAAGGACTGCCGATTCACAATCTCAGCCTACGGCCCACAATTAACAGGACTTGAAAAAGCTATGCAATGCATACAATAAAAAGCTGATTTTCACATCCAGTTCATACGCATTTTGATCCCAAACTTGTTTATCACAAACCACGCCCCGCAGCAGTGAAGGATACCTACAATTAcagaggttaagtttagggttaagattaggcagTTGTTAGTGAGTCTGCCATACAGTGTTTCAGCTATCATCAGTTTCCAAGAGAGTGTCTGTGGAGATGCTCACCACCAGATCAGTACTGTTCAAGGAGGCTCAAAAAAGTAACTTGTGTATCAAAAAGGAAATCTGGCAATATGTTTGTCCTACATCTTCCAAGAGAAACCATTCTGAATGACTGCATTTGATGCAAATTGCTTGGAGGCCAAACATTTACTGCTGCTTTATGCTTCGATTTGCTGTCGGGTGTACAATTGTGCCTTTCTCTGACTGTTCACACTTGGTTTGTTGCAGGTGTGGAGATCACATGAAACTGAAAAGCTGGTATGGGAGGATTTGCACACCACCAAAGAAAAACAGGCTGTAGATGCATTTTTAACTTACAAGCTGTTCAGCCAGGAAGTATGAATGGAAACTTAAGACTCCAAAGCTTTTTATGAAAACTTTTCTGTTGTTGTTCTACATACCTGTGACATAGGAGTGTATCCCTCCTGCAGGTAGCTATACTCTGACACTCCCTCTGAGCCCTGCTGTGGCTGGAAAGAAGAAAAATGTATTAACAGCTGGTTGCAAggataccggggggggggggggatcacagcCTGGTGGGTGTAACCAAGACTTACCTGACTCGAGGACCACTGGGCTGCAGCAATGGCTGTGCTGGCTACAGAGAAGGCACTGACACGATTCCCATCAGGTAGTAATAGGTCCCTGAAAACCAGAAGAGAAATTGATATGGCTTTATTCCCATATGCACCTCTTTCAGATTCTCTTCTGCTCAAAGGCAACATTGA
It encodes:
- the rbm5 gene encoding RNA-binding protein 5 isoform X1, with translation MGADKRISRTERSGRYGSEQSRGESEWRERRDREQARDHDMRRRGDERRGDRYEGDRRGNRDSPEQRERKRRNSDRSEDGYHSDGDYPDQDYRREPEEDKKSKTIMLWGLSQHVTEDDIRVAIDQLEGPQPVDVRLMKKKTGISRGFAFVDFYHLQDATRWMETNQKRLVVHGKCVDMHYSHPRNKYEDWLCNTCGLYNFRRRLKCFRCGAAKAESESSNTTGVTETHPTGDFYGDTIILRNIAPQTTVEAIMTVLAPYANLSANNIRLIKDKQTGQNRGFAFVQLSSPLEASQLLTILQGLQPPLKLDGKTIGVDYAKSARKDLLLPDGNRVSAFSVASTAIAAAQWSSSQPQQGSEGVSEYSYLQEGYTPMSQEYQTYYQQGADASQGNGILGAAPGVKIVTAAAGVVISQSPQVYQPHIVGQPAIQALQVVQQPEVKPQSGPVSATATISVPAVTAAATATSTTTLAASGQTPNTTAVASDTSTYQYDEASGYYYDPQTGLFYDPHSQYYYNSQTQQYLYWDSEKQTYVPAAADAIGGQTANSAAASSKEGKDGKEKREKPKSKTAQQIAKDMERWAKTLNKQKENFRSSFQPISQEERKEAAAADAGFTLFEKKQQMGGLERLMSEALKAPEEEAPVSSVNTAKCGLVAAYSGDSDPEEGGTGFIDGESSEESLDKLTDWKKLACLLCRRQFPSKESLIRHQQLSDLHKQNLEVLRRSKLSEAELEELERKETEMKYRDRAAERREKYGIPEPPAPKRKKFAQPTPVVNYEQPTKDGLNSDNIGNKMLQAMGWKEGKGLGRNQQGITAPIEAQLRTKGAGLGTKGSNYSLSASDTYKDAVRKAMFARFTDIE
- the rbm5 gene encoding RNA-binding protein 5 isoform X2 — its product is MGADKRISRTERSGRYGSEQSRGESEWRERRDREQARDHDMRRRGDERRGDRYEGDRRGNRDSPEQRERKRRNSDRSEDGYHSDGDYPDQDYRREPEEDKKSKTIMLWGLSQHVTEDDIRVAIDQLEGPQPVDVRLMKKKTGISRGFAFVDFYHLQDATRWMETNQKRLVVHGKCVDMHYSHPRNKYEDWLCNTCGLYNFRRRLKCFRCGAAKAESESSNTTGVTETHPTGDFYGDTIILRNIAPQTTVEAIMTVLAPYANLSANNIRLIKDKQTGQNRGFAFVQLSSPLEASQLLTILQGLQPPLKLDGKTIGVDYAKSARKDLLLPDGNRVSAFSVASTAIAAAQWSSSQPQQGSEGVSEYSYLQEGYTPMSQEYQTYYQQGADASQGNGILGAAPGVKIVTAAAGVVISQSPQVYQPHIVGQPAIQALQVVQQPEVKPQSGPVSATATISVPAVTAAATATSTTTLAASGQTPNTTAVASDTSTYQYDEASGYYYDPQTGLFYDPHSQYYYNSQTQQYLYWDSEKQTYVPAAADAIGGQTANSAAASSKEGKDGKEKREKPKSKTAQQIAKDMERWAKTLNKQKENFRSSFQPISQEERKEAAAADAGFTLFEKKQMGGLERLMSEALKAPEEEAPVSSVNTAKCGLVAAYSGDSDPEEGGTGFIDGESSEESLDKLTDWKKLACLLCRRQFPSKESLIRHQQLSDLHKQNLEVLRRSKLSEAELEELERKETEMKYRDRAAERREKYGIPEPPAPKRKKFAQPTPVVNYEQPTKDGLNSDNIGNKMLQAMGWKEGKGLGRNQQGITAPIEAQLRTKGAGLGTKGSNYSLSASDTYKDAVRKAMFARFTDIE